From one Bacteroides fragilis NCTC 9343 genomic stretch:
- a CDS encoding Lrp/AsnC family transcriptional regulator — translation MGHHQLDTLDEQILKLIADNARIPFLEVARACNVSGAAIHQRIQKLTNLGILKGSEYVIDPEKIGYETCAYIGIYLKDPESFDSVTKALEAIPEVVECHFTTGKYDMFIKIYARNNHHLLSVIHDKLQPLGLARTETLISFHEAIKRQMPIMVDTDED, via the coding sequence ATGGGACATCATCAATTAGATACTTTAGACGAGCAGATTCTGAAGTTGATTGCCGACAACGCCCGCATTCCGTTCCTGGAAGTGGCAAGAGCGTGCAATGTTTCGGGTGCGGCTATTCATCAACGCATACAGAAGTTGACTAATCTGGGTATATTGAAAGGTTCGGAGTATGTCATCGACCCGGAGAAGATCGGGTACGAGACATGTGCTTATATTGGGATTTATCTGAAAGATCCTGAGTCGTTCGATTCTGTAACCAAGGCTTTGGAAGCAATACCGGAAGTGGTGGAATGTCATTTCACTACCGGGAAATATGATATGTTTATCAAGATATACGCAAGGAACAATCACCATCTTTTGAGTGTGATTCATGATAAACTCCAGCCGTTGGGATTGGCTCGCACCGAGACGCTGATTTCATTCCATGAAGCCATCAAGCGGCAGATGCCGATTATGGTAGATACGGACGAGGATTAA
- a CDS encoding ExbD/TolR family protein produces MGKFNKTGKRGMPTLNTSSLPDLIFTLLFFFMIVTTMREVSLKVEFKIPQGTELEKLEKKSLVTFIYVGKPTAEFRKKLGSESRIQLNDAYAEVDEIQAYVTNERSSMKEEDQPFMTVSLKIDQDTKMGIVTDIKQALRQAYALKINYSARARE; encoded by the coding sequence ATGGGAAAATTTAATAAAACAGGTAAGCGCGGGATGCCTACGCTGAATACTTCTTCACTGCCTGACTTGATCTTTACATTGTTGTTCTTCTTTATGATTGTAACAACAATGCGTGAAGTTTCATTGAAGGTTGAGTTTAAGATTCCGCAAGGTACTGAGTTGGAAAAGCTTGAAAAGAAATCTTTGGTTACGTTTATCTACGTAGGTAAACCGACAGCAGAATTTCGTAAAAAACTGGGGTCTGAAAGCCGTATCCAGTTGAATGATGCTTATGCTGAAGTTGACGAGATTCAGGCTTACGTGACTAACGAGCGCTCAAGTATGAAAGAGGAAGACCAACCCTTTATGACTGTGTCTTTGAAAATTGACCAGGATACTAAGATGGGTATCGTTACCGATATTAAACAGGCTCTTCGTCAAGCTTATGCACTGAAAATTAACTATTCTGCGAGAGCTCGCGAATAA
- a CDS encoding IgA Peptidase M64, with protein MKLILTLFTCLFVTGCAYAQNFSDYFTNKTLRIDYLFTGNADKQSICLDELSELPVWAGRRHHLSELPLEGNGQIVMRDVASGKVIYTTSFSSLFQEWLETDEAKEVTKGFENTYLLPYPIKPAEVEITLRNNKREVSANLKHVVKPDDILIHKKGLTHITPHKYLLKSGNEEQCIDVAILAEGYTTSEMETFYKDAAIACEALFSHEPFQSMKNRFNIVAVASPSADSGVSAPKQGAWKHTAFGSHFDTFYSDRYLTTSRVKAINDALAGIPYEHIIILANTEQYGGGGIYNAFTLTTAHHPNFRPVVVHEFGHSFGGLADEYFYDEDVMNGLYPLNIEPWEQNITTRINFASKWEDMLTKTTPVPTPVADKAKYPIGVYEGGGYSAKGIYRPAFDCRMRTNEYPTFCPVCQRAIQRIIEFYTGK; from the coding sequence ATGAAGCTGATATTAACCCTATTCACCTGTCTTTTCGTGACAGGATGTGCATACGCACAAAATTTCTCGGACTACTTCACGAACAAAACCCTACGCATCGATTATCTATTTACGGGGAATGCGGACAAGCAGTCGATCTGTCTTGATGAACTTTCGGAACTGCCCGTATGGGCAGGCAGGCGCCATCATCTGTCGGAATTGCCTTTGGAAGGAAACGGACAGATTGTGATGCGCGATGTGGCAAGTGGAAAAGTAATTTATACGACTTCGTTTTCTTCGCTCTTCCAGGAATGGCTCGAGACAGATGAAGCCAAAGAGGTCACTAAAGGATTTGAGAATACTTATCTCCTCCCCTATCCCATAAAGCCGGCCGAGGTAGAAATCACATTACGCAATAACAAACGCGAAGTCAGTGCCAACCTGAAGCACGTCGTTAAGCCCGACGACATTCTGATACACAAAAAAGGGCTCACACACATCACTCCGCACAAGTATCTGCTGAAAAGTGGAAATGAAGAACAATGTATCGATGTAGCCATCCTGGCAGAAGGGTATACCACAAGTGAAATGGAAACTTTCTATAAAGATGCCGCCATCGCATGCGAAGCCCTGTTCTCACACGAACCGTTTCAGTCGATGAAGAATCGCTTCAACATCGTGGCTGTGGCCAGTCCTTCGGCAGACAGTGGGGTCAGCGCTCCCAAACAGGGAGCATGGAAGCACACGGCCTTCGGTTCCCACTTCGATACTTTCTATTCCGACCGCTATCTGACTACCAGCCGGGTAAAAGCAATAAACGACGCATTGGCAGGCATCCCTTATGAACATATCATTATCTTAGCCAATACGGAACAATACGGTGGGGGCGGCATCTACAATGCTTTCACACTGACCACCGCACACCATCCCAATTTCCGTCCGGTAGTGGTACATGAGTTCGGTCATAGTTTTGGTGGCTTGGCCGACGAATATTTTTATGATGAAGACGTCATGAACGGACTCTATCCTCTCAACATTGAACCATGGGAGCAGAACATTACCACCCGCATCAACTTTGCCTCTAAATGGGAAGATATGCTCACCAAAACTACTCCTGTTCCGACTCCGGTAGCAGATAAGGCCAAATATCCCATAGGCGTATACGAAGGAGGAGGCTACTCAGCCAAAGGTATTTATCGCCCGGCATTCGACTGCCGCATGCGTACCAACGAATATCCTACCTTCTGTCCGGTTTGCCAAAGAGCTATCCAACGGATCATAGAGTTTTACACAGGTAAATAA